From the genome of Thunnus thynnus chromosome 1, fThuThy2.1, whole genome shotgun sequence, one region includes:
- the pde8a gene encoding high affinity cAMP-specific and IBMX-insensitive 3',5'-cyclic phosphodiesterase 8A — MGCASSIHISDRVVYHSGKESEDSHSPQQTNTTQHQGNPASGLPLKPPSCKTTLTEVQFGPMKLFKDPLQVLLVFAKEDSQSNGFCWACEKANFRCSMARTPESALECFLEKHHDLVIIDHRHSRHFDAEALCRSIRAVNSSENTVIVAVVKRPDREEASVMPLINAGFNRRYVENANMMACYNELLQLEHGEVRAQFKLRAGNAIFTALEQSQEAIEITSEDQIIQYVNPAYESIMGYQQGELIGKEIIEVPKSEKNKPDLLETINSCIRKGKEWQGIYYAKKKNGDSIQQNVKITPVIGQGGKIRHYVSINRPLNDNNKSDKSSERVQAESQTDIQSSKHKDRRKGSLDVRSTTSRGSDGSSQRRHSSMARIHSMTIEAPITKVINIINAAQESSPMPVAEALDRVLEILRTTELYSPQLGTKDEDPHTNDLVGGLMTDGLRRLSGNEYIFSTKQPHHIPSHLTTPLSLNDIPPRIAQTMENEDSWDFDIFNLEAATMKRPLTYLGMKIFSRFGVCEFLNCPEATLRSWLQVIEANYHSSNSYHNSSHAADVLHATAYFLCKERVKQSLDPIDEVAALIAATVHDVDHPGRTNSFLCNAGSELAILYNDTAVLESHHAALAFQITTRDDKCNIFKNIERNEYRTLRQAIIDMVLATEMTKHFEHVNKFVNSINKPLAALEENGGNSDEESVKSVLTSPENRILVKRMLIKCADISNPCRPQELCIEWAGRISEEYFAQTDEEKRQGLPVVMPVFDRNTCSIPKSQISFIDYFITDMFDAWDAFADLPNLMQHLDNNFKYWKGLDERKLHSLRPPPE, encoded by the exons GTACTTTTAGTTTTTGCCAAAGAGGACAGTCAGAGTAATGGCTTCTGCTGGGCATGTGAGAAGGCCAACTTCAGGTGCAGCATGGCGCGAACACCCGAGTCGGCTCTTGAATGCTTCTTGGAGAAGCATCACGACCTCGTCATCATTGACCACAGACATTCCAGACACTTTGACGCTGAAGCACTATGCCG GTCAATTAGAGCGGTCAACTCTTCAGAAAACACTGTGATAGTCGCCGTTGTGAAGAG gccagacagagaggaagcCTCTGTGATGCCCCTGATCAATGCCGGCTTTAATAGG AGATATGTGGAGAATGCCAATATGATGGCCTGCTATAATGAGCTGCTACAGCTGGAGCATGGAGAGGTGCGGGCGCAGTTCAAACTGAG GGCTGGAAATGCTATTTTCACAGCTCTAGAACAAAGCCAAGAGGCCATAGAGATCACTTCTGAAGATCAAATAATTCAG TACGTGAACCCTGCCTACGAGTCCATTATGGGCTACCAACAAGGCGAGCTAATAGGGAAGGAAATAATAGAAGTGCCTAAAAGTGAGAAGAATAAGCCTGATCTCCTTGAAACAATAAACTCCTGCATACGGAAAGGAAAG GAGTGGCAGGGGATTTATTatgccaaaaagaaaaatggagacAGCATTCAGCAAAATGTGAAGATCACACCTGTAATTGGACAGGGAGG AAAAATCAGACACTATGTGTCTATCAACAGGcctttaaatgataataataag AGTGATAAATCCAGTGAACGCGTGCAGGCAGAGTCTCAAACAG ACATCCAATCCAGTAAGCACAAAGACCGGAGGAAAGGCTCTCTGGACGTCAGATCCACAACGTCTCGGGGGAGTGATG GGAGCTCACAGCGAAGGCACTCCTCAATGGCCCGAATCCACTCCATGACTATAGAAGCTCCCATCACCAAG GTGATCAACATCATCAATGCAGCGCAGGAAAGCAGTCCTATGCCCGTGGCAGAGGCCTTGGATCGGGTACTGGAGATCCTGAGGACCACTGAGCTCTACTCACCACAGCTGGGCACCAAGGATGAAGACCCCCACACGAATGATCTTGTTGGGGGGCTGATGACG GATGGTTTGCGCAGATTGTCAGGAAATGAATACATCTTTTCAACAAAAC AGCCCCATCATATTCCCAGTCACCTGACAACTCCTCTGTCATTAAATGACATCCCCCCTCGTATCGCCCAGACCATGGAGAACGAGGACTCTTGGGACTTTGACATCTTCAACTTGGAGGCTGCAACCATGAAACG ACCTTTGACCTACTTGGGCATGAAGATCTTCTCTCGCTTTGGGGTCTGCGAGTTCCTCAACTGCCCTGAGGCCACTTTGCGCTCCTGGCTGCAAGTAATTGAAGCCAACTACCACTCCAGTAACTCCTACCACAACTCTTCACATGCAGCTGATGTCCTGCACGCAACTGCATATTTTCTCTGCAAGGAAAGGGTCAAG CAAAGTTTGGATCCCATTGACGAGGTGGCTGCCCTGATAGCCGCTACTGTGCATGATGTGGACCACCCAGGCCGCACCAACAGCTTCCTGTGCAACGCAGGAAGCGAGCTGGCCATCCTCTACAACGACACAGCTGTGCTAGAGAGCCACCACGCAGCACTGGCCTTCCAGATCACCACCAGAGATGATAAGTGCAACATCTTCAAGAACATTGAACG gaATGAATATCGAACACTACGACAGGCCATCATTGACATGGTGCTCGCGACTGAGATGACCAAACACTTTGAACACGTCAATAAATTTGTCAACAGCATCAACAAACCGCTGGCTGCACTGGAGGAGAACGGG GGAAACAGTGATGAGGAATCTGTCAAAAGTGTTTTGACTTCCCCCGAGAATCGCATCCTCGTCAAGCGGATGCTGATTAAGTGTGCAGACATCTCCAATCCATGCAGGCCTCAGGAGCTCTGTATAGAATGGGCCGGACGCATCTCAGAGGAGTATTTTGCACAG ACGGACGAGGAGAAGAGACAAGGTCTACCGGTGGTTATGCCTGTGTTTGACAGAAACACGTGTAGCATCCCAAAGTCCCAGATTTCCTTCATAGACTACTTCATTACCGACATGTTTGATGCATGGGATG CTTTTGCAGACCTCCCCAATCTTATGCAGCACTTGGACAACAACTTCAAGTACTGGAAAGGCCTGGATGAAAGGAAGCTGCACAGCCTGCGACCGCCTCCAGAGTAG